GCAACCGATGCGCGCGGTGCCTGCCGTTTCGTCGATCGTCGTCGGAAAACTCCCGACCTGGGCCGCACGTTCGACGGCCGCTTCGATGCGGTCGTTGATTTGCGAAGTGGTCACGATGAACGGCGTCGTGGGAGACGTCGTGAATGAATTTGTCCCTAAGTTCATAGCCGTCACTCTTCTCGAAACGCCGGATGAGCCATGGGCTGCCGGCTTATTGCCACGCCTACTTCGTAAAACGACGCTCGCGCGCTCTTCCTCGAATCCCTCTCACTGCATCCGGCATGCCGGATCGGTTCGCATCTTTCGTTAAGCCTCGCATGCCCGCTGCGTATGTTGCGTGCCATCGTACGACAGCACGACCTTCGCATTGTCCAACGTGGTTTCGATATGGACCGGTCGGGCCCACAATCGACAAAGGTTCGTCAACGTATCACGGGCATAGTTCATTTGCAGATCGACGCCGTTATGCAAGTGTTCGAGGTAGAGCTCCCCGCGGTTCTTGTAGTTGCCGTCGACTATCTGAATAATCGGCCGGCCGGCGTTCGTTAGATTAAAAAGCAATCTTTCTTTAATCAGCGGGAACTCGCGGCTCTCGATCTCGTATTGATCGCTCCCTTGGTTGAAACCGAAGCTAAAGAGCCGATGTCGGCGGCAAAAGTCGAGCGTCAGGAAGCTGTCGATGAACGTGAGGTCGTTGTAGACCCGACGAACCTCGAAGATTTTCTGACGGCCTAAGCCTGCCTTCGTGTCCCAGCGGCGTTTGGCGTCGAGATCGTCGCAGTCGTCGTATTCCTTGCCGAATTGGCCCCGATTCCATCGTTCTTCGATGTCGCGATAGAGTTCGACGCCGATCTTGTAGGGATTGAATCGCCCGCCGGCAGTCGACAGCGTCCCCGCGTTATGATCGCAGTAGCAGATCAAGTCGCTCGGTGCCATGCCGTGGCGCGTCATGATCGTGCTGTGCCAATAGCTGGCCCAACCTTCGTTCATGATCTTGGTTTGGGCCTGCGGCGCGAAGTAGTAGGCTTCGTCTCGGATGATCCCGAGCACATCGGCCTGCCACGCCTTGAGCGGTGCGTTTTCCATGACGAACGACATGACGTCGCGCGCGGGCTGAGTCGGGAAGCGTCGGCCCGCTTGGTCGTGTTTGGCGAGGCGAGCTTCCGCCTCCGCGGCCAGCGCATGCTTTGGGTTGATGTACGAATCCATGTAGTCTTTCGACTTCAGCTTGCCGGACGCCGGCGCTTCGTCGTCTTCGTCGTATTGCCCGAGCGGTTGCCGCACGGGTTCCGGTTTGTCGTCGTGGCGCTTGATGTGCGGCGCGTGAATGTCGATGAGGTCTTCGATGCTGAGGCAGGCGTCGATGAACGTTTCGACCGTGTCGACGCCGTAGCGATCCATGTGTCGGCGGATGCGATTGCCGTTGTTCGCCGTTTGATCCATCATCTTGCGATTCGTATGCGCGAACCACAGATTGTTCTTGAAGAAGTCGCAATGGCCGTAGACATGCGCCATGACCATCTTCTGATCGGTGATCTCGTTCGACGTCATCAAGTAGGCGTAGCAGGGATCGTTGTTGATGACGAGCTCGTAGATTTTCTGGAGCCCGTAGTGGTAGCCCTTGGAGAGCTGCTCGTATTCCATGCCCCATCGCCAGTGAGGATAGCGCGTCGGGAAACCTCCATAGGCGGCGACGGCGTTGAGCTGATCGCAGTCGACGAGCTCGAAGATCGTGGGGAAGAAGTCGAGGCCGTAGCTGCGCGCATGCCCTTCCATTTGGCGCTGAATCTCGGCCAAATGAGGCGGAAACGGGATTTCTCTGACTTGCGACATGATTAGTTGCTCTCGCAAAGTGCTTCCTTGCGCCGCGTATCTCTCTTGCTGTCCACCGACCACTGACCACCGACCACTTACTTCCCCTTCCCGAGAAATTGCTTAATCGAATCGTAAATCGCTTCTTTGTTTTTGATTTCCGAGAAGACGAGGTTGTCGAACTTCTCGCCGAGCGCGCCACGCAACGTGCGCAAATACTCGCCGCTGCCGTAAGGGCTTTCGACTTGTCCGTAACAGAAGAGATTGACCTTCGGCAGAATATGCTCGCGCAGCATCGCGAGGCTCTGCTGGTTGTCTTCGCCCCAATTGTCGCCGTCGGAGAATTGGAAGACGTAGACGTTCCACTCGCTGGGGTTGAACGACGTCGTTAACAGCTCGATGACCGATTTGTATGCCGCGCTGATCCGCGTGCCGCCGCTTTCGCGCGTGTGGTAAAACGTATGCTCGTCGACGATCTGCGCCGCGGCATCGTGGATGATGTAGCGCCGTTCTAGGCCTGGATAATGGCTCCGCAGCCAGGTGTCGATCCAGAACGACTCCGTGCGCACGATCGACTTCTGGTCGTCGGTCATCGAGCCGGATACGTCCATCACGTAAATCGCGACGGCGTTGGCGTCGGGCAACGGATGCGTCGACCACGATCGGTAGCGCTTGTCTTCTCGGATCGGCACGATCATCGGGCTTACGGCATCGTACGTCTTCGACGAAATTTGCCGTTTCAACGCCTGCATGTAGGTGCGACGGAAGTGGCGTAGCGATTCCGGGCCGGTTGAGCGAATGCTCGAGTAGCGGACCTTCTCGGTCGTGATGTTGTCTTTTCCCTTGGGTTCGATCCGCGGTAATTGCAACTCGTTGCCGAGGATCTCCGCGAGCTCTTCGAGCGAGACCTCGACTTCGACGATGTGCCCGCCCGGATCTCCGCCGGCCTTGCCGCTGCCCGGCTGCTCGTCTTCGCCTTTGCCGACCGGCGTTCCCTTTTCTCCGGCACCTTGGCCGACGCCGCCGGAGCCGTTCTTGCCGTAGCGAAAGTGGGGCACGTCGAGTTGCGGAATCGGGATGCTGACCAGGTCGCCTCCTTTGCGGCCGATCATTTCGCCGTGCGTGACGTACTTTTTTAGGTTGTCACGAATCTTTCCTTTCACGATCTGTCGGAATCGCGAAAGGTCGTTGTCGATTTTCATCGTCATGTGTGCGTGCCCTCATTCGATCCAGCGGACGCCGAACTCGCTGCCGGGCGACCGGCCATGGTCGCTCTCGTTATCGCGGCTCGATTCGACGTCGAAGCATCGGGCCCTTTCATCTCTTGCCGGAACGATCGCGCAAGCAATCCTAGTCTCGATCGATCGTCCGGCTTGTGATTCCTCTAGTTTCTATACGGTTCGCATGTCTCAGCAGGTCGTCGTTGCGGTTTATTTCTTCACGTCGCCGCGCGCGAAGATGCTGGCGACATACGTCAACACGTCGGTTGCGCTTTCGTCGTCGTAGCCGTAGTCGCGAATGAGCCGGCCTTTCACGACGTCGATCTTCGCCTGCGTATCGGCATCGACGACGTTCGAGACCAGGCTCGTCAGCTTGATCGTGTCTTTCTGGTCTTCGAACAGCTTGAGCTCGAGGGCCCGATAGAGGCGCTCGTTCGTTTTGTAATCGAAGGTCTTGCCGTCGATCATCAACGCGCCGATGTAGTTCATGATCTCGCGACGGAAGTCGTCTTTGCGGCTTTCCGGCACGTCGATCTTCGCTTCGATCGAGCGCATCAGCCGTTCGTCGGGTTCGTCGTATTGGCCGGTGAACTTGTTCTTCACTTTTTCGCGCTGCGTGTAAGCTTTGACGTTGTCGATGTAGTTCGCGCACATCCGCTTCAACGCATCTTCATCTGCTGCGATGGCTCGTTGCACTTCGTTCTTCACGATGTTCTCGTACTCCTCCTTCACGACGGAGAGCAACTCGCGGTAGTGCGTCTTCGTTTCCTCGTTCGTGATGAGGCTGTGATGCTTCAAGCCGGCTTCGAGCTCGTTAATCACCATGAACGGATTGATCGACTTCGCATCGGGATGCGAGACCAATGCGTTCGAGATCTTGTCTTGCACGTAGCGCGGCGAGATGCCGAATAAGCCTTCCGTCGTGGCTTGCTCGCGCAATTCTTTGACGTTGTCTTCGGTGAAGCCGGGAAGCGACTTGCCGTTGTAGAGCTTGAGCTTCTGTAAGAGGCTCAAGCCGGCGTTTTTCGGGGGTTCCAGACGCGTGAGCACGGCCCACATCGCGGCCATTTCGATCGTGTGCGGAGCGATATGCTTGCCGCGCACCTTGCCGCGGTTGTAGTCCTTCTCGTAGATGTGGATCTCATCGCTCAGCTTCGACACGTACGGAATGTCGATCTTGATCGTGCGGTCGCGCAGAGCCTCCATGAACTCGTTGTTCTGCAGTCGACGATATTCCGGCTCGTTCGTATGGCCGATGATGACTTCGTCGATATCGGTTTGCGCGAATTTCTTCGGCTTGATCTTATGTTCTTGGCTGGCGCCGAGCAGGTCGTAGAGGAACGCGACGTCGAGCTTCAAGACTTCGACGAACTCGATGATGCCCCGATTGGCGACGTTGAATTCGCCGTCGAAGTTGAAGGCGCGCGGATCGCTGTCGCTGCCGTACAGCGCGATCTTACGGTAGTTGATGTCGCCGGTCAGTTCCGTCGAGTCTTGGTTCTTTTCGTCTTTCGGTTGGAACGTGCCGATGCCGATCCGATCTTTTTCGCTGAGCAGTTGACGACGCACGCGCACGTCTTGCACGACGCGCGTCCAGTCGCCGCCGTACTGCGCTAAGCGTTCGTGATAGATGTAACGGCAGAACGGGCAGAGCTCGCCGTTGATCTTGACGCGGAAGTCTTCTTCGCCGTTGGGATGCGCTTCGTTGAGCTTGGCCGCCACGTCGGCTCGGAAGCGATGCGGCACCAGATGCAACGGCTCTTCGTGCATCGGGCACCAATGCATATTCTCCGCGTTCTCCAAGTCGACCCAGCCGAGCGTGTAGAGCGCTCCGTCGTCGCTCGCGGTGTAGCGCTCGAGGCCGTGCTTCAAGAGCCGCGCGATCGTGCTTTTGCTGCTACCGACCGGACCGTGCATCAGCAGCACGCGCTTCTCGACGCCGTAGCCTTTGGCGGCGCTTTTCAAGGCGTTCACCAAGGCCGTCAGCGAGTCTTCCAGGCCGAAGACGGCATCGTCGCCGGCGTGATCGGGATCGTCGAAGAAGCGATAGCGCACGCGCCGTTCACGGTTCACTTCGTAGGTTTCGGTGCCGTACGACACGATCATGTCGTACACGCGCACGAAGGCGTTGCGCGTCACCTTCGGGTCGTGCTTGACGAGATCGAGATATTCCTCGAACGATCCGATCCAGTTCTTCTTGCGGAACTGATCGAGATCTTGCCGTTCGGCGATCAGTGAGATGATCGAGCTTCCACTGCTCATGGCATTCCTCCTTGGAGGAGAAAGTGTGATTTCAACTTGTCCACGAACCTGTTCAGACTTCCGAAACAAGACTCCGCAACGGGAAACCGGCCGCAAAAAAGCACGGATACTCCATGGCTTTTCGCGCTATGCGCAGAACGATCCCCTGGGCAAGATCCAAAGCGTCTTAGGTCGTAAAAACGACGATTCCGGGTCGGATCCGCTCAGAGTGAGCAAACTTGGAAAAGAACACCCGGAACTGGGCTAGGCGGGCCGAAAACTCGCAGGTCGTGCTTCTTGCACTCGCCGTAGGCGGGCTTCATGCCCGGCACCTGTCCCTGTTTTCAGTATCGGCAGACACATAAATTGCGGCAAGAGCGAAGTTGCGCGAAGTCTGCTAAAGAGCGCGCTTCGGATCAGGCTTCGTGATGCGAAGTGCCGTTGGCGCAATCGTTTGGGCACGATGAAAAAGAAATGACGAACAAGTTACGAATTTCCAACTGACACAGCCGGAAATAAGACACTTGGCCGGCGACATAACCATCGCGGGTTAACCGTGAAATGTTTCACAGGCGGGGAAGTGGTCAGTGGTCGGTGTTCAGTGGTCAGTTGAAGATAAGCCCCCGTCATAGACATCCGAAAACTGACCACCGACCACTGATCACCGACCACTTCCCCTCGCTATTTCCCTTTGCCGATGAGCTTCTCGACGCTCTCCAGCAAGCGGTCCATTGCGAACGGTTTGCGGATGTAATCGTCGACGCCGAGCATTTCCGCATAGGCTTTGTGCCGCGAGCCTTCGTTGGCCGTGATCATAATGATCTTCATCGGCACGGGCCGTGTGCGGCGGAGTTTTTCCAGCACCAAGAAGCCGCTGCGCTTCGGCATCATCATGTCGAGGATCATCAAGTCGGGGTCTTCGCGCTCGGCCATCGCAAGCCCTTGGTTGCCGTCGCGAGCAACGAGAATCGTATAGCCTTTCGCTTCGAGCAGCATGCGGAGCGAGTCGATGATTTCGTAATCGTCGTCGACTAGGAGCACGCGCTTCGTAGCGGCGATCGGAGGACTCGGATCGGTGGTCATGGCGAAGTTCCTGACTCGGGCAACAAACTGATCGGGTGAACGAAAGAGACCAACACTCGCTATTTCGGCGTTTCCAACGGCGACTACATCAACCGCCAACCATCGGCCATCGTTGCTTCTTTGACGACGCAAATGATGCCGTCGCAAATGGCCGCGGTGCCGTCGTCGGCACGGTCGCGAAGTTCGCGATCGTTGACGATATGCACGTTGCGGCCGATACGGCAATTCTTGTCGATGATGGCCCGCTCGATGATCGTCCCTTCGCCGATTCCCATCGGCGGCACACCGCGCGCATGATCGGCCGCAATCTGGTCGGGCTCTTGGAAGAAGTCGTGACCCATCACGATCGTATTGCGGATTCGGACGTTCTTGCCGATGCGGCAACGAAGCCCGATGACGCTGTTCTCGATCACAGCCCCTTCGTCGATGTGGCACCCGTCGGCGATGAGGCTTTGACGAATCGTCGCCCCTTCGATGCGCGTCGGCGCGAGCGAGCGCGAGCGGGTGAAGATCGGCGAATCGCCCGACATCAGATCGAACGAAGGACTGTTCTGTGCGAGCGCCAGATTGGCCTCGAAGAACGATTGGATCGTGCCGATGTCTTCCCAGTAGCCGTCGAAAAGGTGGACGGAGACTTTGCGCGTTCGAATCGAGGCCGGAAAGATTTCCTTGCCGAAGTCGGCGTAATTGGTTTTCGTCAGCACATCGACGAGCACGTCGCGATTGAACACGTAGATGCCCATGCTGGCGAGCAGGTCGCGCCCTTTGCTCGGGATGCCGCGGGCGTCGATCCAAGCCGGATCGGTGCGGAATGCTTGCGCCTCTTCGTCGGTCTTCGGCTTCTCTAAGAAACCGAGAACGCGGCCGTTGTCGTCGAGCCGCATCACGCCGAAGCCCGAGGCTTGCTTCCGATCGACCGGCAGAGCGGCGATCGTCACGTCGGCCTTAAGCCGCTTATGCGTCTCGAGCATCTCGTTGTAGTTCATGTGATAAAGCTGATCGCCCGACAGAATCAGCACGTAGTCGATGCCGGGCTGCTGCAGGTATCGCAAGTGTTGCCGCACGGCGTCGGCGGTCCCTTGGTACCAGATCTCTTTTTCGTTGGTCTGCTGCGCCGCCAAGATTTCGACGAAGCCGTCGCTGAAGGCGTCGAAGTTGTACGTGCGGCGAATATGGCGGTGCAAACTGACGGAGTTGAACTGCGTGAGGACGTAGATCCGGTTCATCCCGCTGTTGATGCAGTTCGATAGCGGAATGTCGATCAGACGATACTTTCCGGCCAACGGCACGGCGGGCTTCGAGCGAAACTTCGTCAGCGGCAAGAGCCGGGTTCCGCGTCCGCCGCCGAGCACGAGAGCAATCGTCTTATTCATAGCCGTTCCTACCGCCGAATGACCGATTTCCGAACTTCGCCGGCCGCCGAAAACCGAGACCTGCGCGAATAACTATCGTAAGGTTTCGCCTTGCGCTAAGCTAGGGCCGAGAAACGAGGCGGGAAGCTTCACGCTCCCTGCGAATTACGCTTTGAGCAGCGGAAAAAATCGTCCCGCGATCGGCGAGCCCGCGGCCACGCTCGGCACGCCCTTAAGCAGCGGCTCGTCGGAAGCGGAACGAACGCCGTCGCGAATCGCGTTGATGACGACCGCTCTGCGCGGCCGATCAGTCCGATTCTCTTGCGAGCCGTGAATGAGGAGCGGATGGTGGAACGCACATTCTCCCTTCTTCAACTCGATGGCGACCGGCTTGAACTGCGCCATCTGCTCGTCGCAAAGCACCTTGCGAATGGCATCCATCTTGCCGGCCAAGCCGGTGATCGGCAGCAAGTTCCATGTGTGGCTTTTCGGAATGTATTGCAGGCAGCCGTTCTCCGAGGTCGCATCGTCGAGACCGATCCAACAAGTGAGATGGGCCATCGGCACGGTGCGCGTCCAATACGAATAGTCTTGATGCCAAGCCACGACGCCGCCGTCGAGCGCCGGCTTGCAGAAGAGTTGGTCGTGCCAGAAGCGAACCGCACCGTCGAGCAATTGCGAAGCGGCCATCGTGAACCGCGGGTTCCATAAGATATCGTGAAAGCCCGGCCTAATCCGCCACGCACCGAGCGCGTGAAACAGCACCTTGCTCGGATCGGCCGACTCGTTCGTATGGTATTCGTAAAAGAGCTCGTTGCCGTCGAGCGTCGGGTCGAACAAATCGGTCAACTCCTTGCGAAGCTGCTCGACCTGCTCGTCGTCGAGCATGCGCACGCCCGCCAAGTAGCCGTTCTCATGAAACGACGCGACCTGCTCGTCGGTGAGCCGATAGCGGTCCCATTCGGCCGCGCTTTGGGGGATCGAAAACAAATCGCCGACGAGTTCATGACGAAGCGAAAGATCGGCAGCCATCGGGCCAAGGCTCCAAAGCAGGGCGTGATCGATGCGAACGAGCGAAGAAACGATTCTGCCGCCGAACGCCGAACGAGGCAAGTGCCTGCAATGACACACTGGTATCGTCCGAACGACGATGTTCGGCAAGTCGTGACGTAGGAAGTCCGCGGTTCATTCTATTCTACGGCGCCTCGCCATAGGCTTCGCGCTCGAAGGGGTTGTCGCGATAGGGGTCGAGTCCGCGCAAGTAGGCGACGAGGCTCGCCAATAGATAAGCGGGGAGAAAGAAGGGGCCCCAGCGTTCGTATTGGCGCACGTGTACCCGTTCGTGGGCGCGGCTATAGTTGAGGCAGTAGGCGTCGCAGCCCCAGACTACGTGGCCGAGCGTCATCGCCGCTCCGGAGCCGACCCAAGGGAGCCCGCGTCGGAGTAACTTGGTGACGATCCCTCCTTCGATCTCGCAGACTCCCCTCACCCAGCGAACCGTGCCCCCTTGCAGCAACACGATCGGCGCAGGGAGCAGGCCGAGCAGAGTCGTGGGGAGGGCCCAGAGATAGAGTAGGGGTTGAATCCAGCGCATCGTTTCCTCGGCCGTGGGAGCGCGGATCAAACCTTGTGGTTCGCGAGCATCGACATTCCGCCTGGGCACTCACTAGGAGAAAAGCTTTCGACAAGCCCTGCGGCTTAATCTAGCATAGAGAGCGCTTGCCGCTGATCGTCTTTTATGAGCCAAGGTCGAAGTGACATGAATCGTCTGCTAATCGCGGTTTTCCTCGGCACGTCATGCTGTTCGCTCGGTCTCGCCGCCGAGGGGCCGACGTTGGTGCAGCGGATGACCCTCAGCGAGCGGGTCTCGAAGATTAATGCCGAGTTCGCCGATGCGATGAAGCAAACCGGTCGAGATGCGGCGTTGCAAACCATGATCGTCGGCAAGCGGAACGAAGCCCTCGCGCGGCTGGCGCTCGCGGCCGAAGCCGGCAAGTCGACCGAGCACGATGAGCTGACGAAGATCTATTTTATTCTCGACCGCTTCGAAGACTGCGTCCGTCAGGCTCGGCTCGCGATAAAATCGCGAGCCGATGATTATGCTTCGCAGCAAAAGCTCGTCCTCTCGCTCGGGCACTTGGAAAAAACAGAGGACGCGATCGCGGAATTGAAAGCGATGATCAATCGCGACGTTGCGCCGGAAAAGCTGAATCAGTATCTCAGCAACACCTCGTTCACCGTCGCCGCCTACGTTTTACTGCTCACCAACAATCATAAGTATGCCGAGGCCGAAGGAGTGCTTTCCGCTTGGGATGCCAAGCTCGGCAAGCTCACGCTCGCAAGCGAACCGCTCAAGCCCGCCGGAGACAACGCGAAAAAAGGGCTCGCATCCTTACGCGCGCGCATGGAGTTGGCGAAGAAGCGCGACGCGCTGCTCGGCGGGCCTTACTTCCCGATCGTCGAAGCGACTTGGCTCAACGGCTCTCCTTTAACGCCGGAAGAGCTGCGCGGCAAAGTCGTGTTGCTCGACTTCTGGGCCGTCTGGTGCGGACCGTGCCTCGCCACATTTCCGCACCTGCGCGAGTGGCACGACAAATACGCCGACAAAGGGCTCGTCATCATCGGCAGCACGACGCGCTACGGCTACGATTGGAATCCGGAGACCCATCGCATCAAGCGTGTCGAGAACTTGCCGCCGGCCGAGGAAGATGTCGCCACCGCGGCTTTCGCCAAGTGGCATGAGCTGAAACATCGGATCGCCGTCATGCCCGACCGCGACCTGTCGACGAAGTACGCCGTGTCGGGCATTCCGCAGGCAGTGCTCATCGACCGGCAAGGAATCGTTCGGTTGATCTTCGTCGGCAGCAACGAAGAGAGCGCGAAGTTGCTCGAAAAAGGAATTCGCGACGCCCTCGGGCTCAAAGACGAAGCGGCGACGCAGTAGCGGCCTCGCTCGTTGGGTCGGCGACCGAGAGGGGGGCCGGCGTGGAAGGCCGGTCTAGCAACTCTTCGCGCAGAATGACGACGTCCGGTGCGGCCTCGATGCCGAGCCTCACCTTGCCCGGCCCGATCTGGACGAGCGTGACGACGATGTCGTCCCCGATGCGGATACTTTCCCCGACGCGACGTGTGAGTACGAGCATGGCAGCCTCCGTGTTGCCTGTTCTCCGACGACCTGAACGGTCGCAAGCATAGCAATGCCGGCGAGCGGTCGCAAGCAAAAAGGAAGGCTGTCGCGGCTGCTTCTATAAGCTCATACCCTATCGCAACTTATCGCACCAACGCCGGCGGGTTCGCGACTCCTACAGCGCCGCTTGATATACCTCCGAAGCCGCCGCCACGGAAGCTCCGCGATCGAATTTGTATCCTTGCTCAGCGAGCAATTGTTCCAGCGCCCCGAGGAACGAATAAACGCTTGCCGGCCGCGAGCCATGTCCCATGAGGCCGACGCGCCAGACCTTCCCCTTAAACGCTCCGAGCCCGCCGCCGATCTCGATGCCGAAGCGGTTCAACAGCGCTCCGCGGACCTTCATGTCGTCGATGCCCGCCGGAATATGCACGGCGTTGAGCATCGGCAATTGATGCCCCTCGGCCGAGGCGTAGCCGATGCCGATCGCACCGAGTCCGGCCTTGAGCGCCTGGTGATTCAGCAGGTGCCGCGCGAAGGCCGCGTCTTGGCCTTCTTCCAGCACGATCCGCAGGGCTTCGTAGAGCCCATAGGTCATGTTGATCGGGCCGGTGTGATGGTAGACCCGCTCTTGGCCCCAATACTTGGCGAGCATCGAGACGTCGAGGTACCAACTTTGCACCTTCGTCTTCCGATTCATAATCACATCCAGCGCGCGTGGGCTGAACGAAGCGGGAGACAAGCCCGGCGGGCAGCTCAAGCACTTCTGCGAGCCGCTGTAGATGGCGTCGATCTCCCACTTGTCGACTTCGACCGGCACGCCGCCGAGCGCCGTCACGGCATCCACCAGAAGCAGCGCGCCTGCATCGTGAACGAGTTTCGAGATCTCTTCGATCGGTTGCCAAGCGCCGGTCGAGGTTTCGGCCATGACGATGCCGACGACCTTCGGCTTGGCCTTCGCGAGCGCTTCCTTGAGGTGGCTCGGCTCGAAGATCTCGCCCCACGGCCGATCGACCCGCGTCACGGCGGCCCCCGCGCGGCTCGCGACATCGACCATTCGTTCGCCGAACACGCCGTTGACGCAGACGATCATCGAATCGCCCGGCTCGATCAAGTTGACGACCGTGCTTTCCATGCCCGCCGAGCCGGTCGCCGAGATCGCCATGGTCATCGGGTTCGTCGTGCGAAAGAGCGTGCGCAACATCTGTTGCATGTCGCTCATCAGCGTCAGGTAATAGGGGTCCAAGTGCCCGACGGTGTTCGCGCCCAAGGCTCGCAGCACGCGCGGATGGATTTCGCTAGGGCCGGGACCGAGCAACAAACGAACCGGAGGATTGAGCGGCGGAGGGAGCGACATAGAAATGCTAAGTGCTAAGTGATAAATGATAAGTGAAGAGGAGGCGACCGGGGAAATCGTTAGAAGCCGATCGGCTGCGGCGGCTTGGGGCCTTTTTCTTTGACTAGCTTGCTGATCGCTTTAAACTCCGGCGTGCCGGAGCGTTCGCACCATTCGAAGAGGGCCGCTTCCGTGGTGGTGAGCGTCGCGCCGGAGGAGTCGAGTCGGCGCAAGGCCGTCTCGCGATCGAGGTCGAAGCGCGAGCCGACGGCATCGACGGCGATGAACACGCGGAAGCCGTGCGTCATCAGATCGAAAGCCGTTTGCTGCACGCAGACATGCGCTTCGATGCCGACGAGCAAAACCTTGTGAATGC
The Planctomycetia bacterium DNA segment above includes these coding regions:
- a CDS encoding alanine--glyoxylate aminotransferase family protein, with the translated sequence MSLPPPLNPPVRLLLGPGPSEIHPRVLRALGANTVGHLDPYYLTLMSDMQQMLRTLFRTTNPMTMAISATGSAGMESTVVNLIEPGDSMIVCVNGVFGERMVDVASRAGAAVTRVDRPWGEIFEPSHLKEALAKAKPKVVGIVMAETSTGAWQPIEEISKLVHDAGALLLVDAVTALGGVPVEVDKWEIDAIYSGSQKCLSCPPGLSPASFSPRALDVIMNRKTKVQSWYLDVSMLAKYWGQERVYHHTGPINMTYGLYEALRIVLEEGQDAAFARHLLNHQALKAGLGAIGIGYASAEGHQLPMLNAVHIPAGIDDMKVRGALLNRFGIEIGGGLGAFKGKVWRVGLMGHGSRPASVYSFLGALEQLLAEQGYKFDRGASVAAASEVYQAAL